TAGCTTAATGCTTGCTGTGTCCAAAAAGACTGGTATGAGTGTTGCGAATGTGCGAATTGCCATGGAGATGGTAGTGTTAGTTGTTGGCTGGCAATTAGGAGGCCCAGTCTTTATAGGGACACTTCTTTTTTGTTTAACCATTGGTCATGTCGCAGGCTACTCATTAAATCTATGTGAAAAATGGTATGATCGAAGAATGGAAAGAGGGATGAACGTTGAAAATATCAACTAAAGGTAGATACGGACTAACAATTATGATTGCATTAGCAAAAAAATACGGGGAAGGTCCTATATCCTTAAAATCTATCGCGAAGGAACATAATTTGTCTGAGCATTATTTAGAGCAATTAATTGCTCCTTTAAGAAATGCAATTCTTGTAAAAAGTGTACGTGGAGCTTACGGTGGATATATGCTTGCTAAAGAACCGAAAGAAATTACTGCAGGAGACATTATTCGTGTTCTTGAAGGGCCGATTAGCCCTGTGGAAATTGTCGATGATGAAGAACCAGCAAAACGAGATTTATGGATTAAGATTCGAGATGCGGTTAAAGATGTATTAGACAATACCACTCTAGAAGACTTAGCAAATTATGAAGATAAAGGCGACCAAGAATATTACATGTTTTATATTTAATAGATCGCTTTTCGTAGTGAGGAGAAATGGGCAGGCATTTCAAAGCCTCACTTTTCCTTTGTAAACGAAAATTTCGTAAAGTGTGATAACTAATAGAACACGTGAACGTACGACGGAGAGAACAAAGTACGATGTATTATCATTGAAGATGAATAAACATAGAAGGTGTGTAAAATGGAACGAATTTATTTAGATCATGCGGCAACTTCTCCTGTCCATCCAGAAGTTTTCAATGCAATGAAACCTTACATGGAAGGTAACTTCGGAAACCCATCAAGTATTCACCACTTTGGGCGTGTTGCAAGAAAAGGTCTTGATGAAGCAAGGGACTTTATTGCAAAGACAATTGGTGCTACGTTTGATGAGATTATCTTTACTAGTGGTGGTACAGAGGCGGATAACTTAGGAACTATCGGCTACGCGTTAGCAAATAAAGACAAAGGGAATCACTTAATTACTACGGAAATTGAACACCATGGTGTGCTACATTCCTTTGCATACCTTGAGTCACTAGGTTTTGATGTCACATATTTACCTGTCGATGATAAGGGACGTATTTCCACGACTGATGTAACAGCTGCTTTACGTGAGGACACAATTCTAGTGTCAATTATGTACGGAAATAATGAGGTTGGTACGATCCAGCCAATTGAAGAAGTAGGGAAGTTATTAAAAGATCATCAATCAGCTTTTCATACGGATGCTGTCCAAGCTTTTGGCCTTACGAATATAAATGTGCATGAGTTAGGGGTCGACTTTTTAGCGATGTCTGCTCATAAAATTAATGGCCCGAAAGGAATTGGGTTTTTATATGCAAAAAAGGGTCACACATTCTCTCCATTACTTCATGGAGGCGAACAAGAGCGAAAGCGTAGAGCTGGTACGGAAAATGTCGCAGCTGTTGCAGGTTTAAAAGCAGCAATGGAATTAGCCGTTCATGGTATTGAGAAAAAGGCTGAAGAATACGACGTATTTCGACGCTTATTTATTGACGTATTAAATAAAAACGAGATAAAATTCATTGTTAATGGAGACGAGGAAAATCGTCTACCTCATATTTTAAATGTGAGTTTTCCAGGATTAAGTGTAGAAGCTATCTTAATGAACCTTGACTTGGAAGGGATAGCATGCTCGAGCGGTTCTGCATGTACAGCAGGGTCCATCGATCCTTCTCACGTATTAACGGCGATGTTTGATGATGAAAGCCGAAGCCACTCAGCTGTTCGTTTTAGTTTCGGATATGGCCTAACAACCGATGATATAACGAAAGCAGCAGAGAAAACTTCAAATGTCATAAATCGATTAGCCAAATAAATAATCTTCACTCATTGGAGGTGAAAAAGATGAGTCAAATTGAACAAAAAGATCCGCAAGATACACGTGTCGTTGTCGGCATGTCAGGTGGTGTTGACTCTTCTGTAACGGCGTATTTGCTAAAAGAGCAAGGCTACCAAGTGATCGGGATCTTTATGAAAAACTGGGATGATACGGATGAAAACGGCGTCTGTACAGCAACAGAAGATTATAATGACGTTATCCGCGTCTGTAATCAGCTTGACATCCCGTATTATGCTGTAAATTTTGAAAAAGAGTATTGGGATAAAGTTTTTACGTACTTTTTAGATGAGTATCGGGCAGGTAGAACACCGAATCCTGATGTGATGTGTAATAAAGAAATCAAATTTAAAGCGTTCTTAGACCATGCAATGACACTCGGAGCAGATTATGTTGCAACAGGACATTATGCACGTGTACGTCGCACGGAAAAAGGGACGGAAATGCTACGCGGTATAGATGAAAATAAAGATCAAACGTACTTCTTAAATGCATTAAGTGAAGAACAAATTGAACGAGTCATGTTTCCGTTGGGTGAAATAGAAAAGCCTCGAGTCCGCGAAATTGCAAAAGAAGCAAATTTAGCAACGGCTACGAAAAAAGATAGCACGGGAATTTGCTTTATCGGAGAACGTAATTTCAAAGAATTCTTAAGTCAATATTTACCAGCTCAACCTGGCCAAATGCAAACCATAGACGGAGAAGTCAAAGGAAAGCATGATGGGCTGATGTATTACACACTAGGGCAGCGCCAAGGTTTAGGCATTGGTGGTCCCGGTGAACCATGGTTTGTTATTGGGAAAGATTTAAAGAATAACATTTTATATGTTGGACAAGGG
The Bacillus shivajii DNA segment above includes these coding regions:
- the mnmA gene encoding tRNA 2-thiouridine(34) synthase MnmA: MSQIEQKDPQDTRVVVGMSGGVDSSVTAYLLKEQGYQVIGIFMKNWDDTDENGVCTATEDYNDVIRVCNQLDIPYYAVNFEKEYWDKVFTYFLDEYRAGRTPNPDVMCNKEIKFKAFLDHAMTLGADYVATGHYARVRRTEKGTEMLRGIDENKDQTYFLNALSEEQIERVMFPLGEIEKPRVREIAKEANLATATKKDSTGICFIGERNFKEFLSQYLPAQPGQMQTIDGEVKGKHDGLMYYTLGQRQGLGIGGPGEPWFVIGKDLKNNILYVGQGYHHPELYSKGLLAENVNWISKDGASADSFKCTAKFRYRQKDSGVSVTLLEGNKVQVDFDEPQRAITPGQAVVFYDGEICLGGGTISEVIKD
- the cymR gene encoding cysteine metabolism transcriptional regulator CymR, with amino-acid sequence MKISTKGRYGLTIMIALAKKYGEGPISLKSIAKEHNLSEHYLEQLIAPLRNAILVKSVRGAYGGYMLAKEPKEITAGDIIRVLEGPISPVEIVDDEEPAKRDLWIKIRDAVKDVLDNTTLEDLANYEDKGDQEYYMFYI
- a CDS encoding cysteine desulfurase family protein, whose amino-acid sequence is MERIYLDHAATSPVHPEVFNAMKPYMEGNFGNPSSIHHFGRVARKGLDEARDFIAKTIGATFDEIIFTSGGTEADNLGTIGYALANKDKGNHLITTEIEHHGVLHSFAYLESLGFDVTYLPVDDKGRISTTDVTAALREDTILVSIMYGNNEVGTIQPIEEVGKLLKDHQSAFHTDAVQAFGLTNINVHELGVDFLAMSAHKINGPKGIGFLYAKKGHTFSPLLHGGEQERKRRAGTENVAAVAGLKAAMELAVHGIEKKAEEYDVFRRLFIDVLNKNEIKFIVNGDEENRLPHILNVSFPGLSVEAILMNLDLEGIACSSGSACTAGSIDPSHVLTAMFDDESRSHSAVRFSFGYGLTTDDITKAAEKTSNVINRLAK